DNA sequence from the Coffea arabica cultivar ET-39 chromosome 11c, Coffea Arabica ET-39 HiFi, whole genome shotgun sequence genome:
CGATGTAGTTTTGGAATAGGCTTAATTGCAGTGGTTAAGTCGATTAAGACTAACTACCTGGTTGTTAGAAATAATGAAGGGGGCCCACATGGGGTCATAACCATGGTTCGCCATATCGGCCGATACCGATACGTATCGGGAACGGAAGGGACGGATACGATACCGATCCCCGAATCGCGGATATCACCATATCTGCGACGACTCGCTCTGACTCAGCCGATATTGACCGATTCGAATCCGTGATACATGATATCGGTCAATATATCCGAATCAACTCGGAGTCGACTccgatatttttttaaattgtgtctttttcagtattttctaattttagtaattttttcaaaatttttggaaactttaaTGTGTTATAATGTTCATATCACCCGATATTCAACCGACATGCCGCGACGGATGTGGAACAACTGAGACCGCGACGCGACCGCGACGCGACCGCGACCCGCGATGGCGAACCATGGTCATAACAGAATTGTAACAAACTCAATACAATTTTCCTCTTCTCAATTCTCTGTCCTCTGTCgtccactctctctctctcttcttctcttctcttcttcctttcttcttacAATTTGGAAGTTCAGCTGCATAGATTAATCTCAGAAACTCACTTGAGTTCCTAACATGATCAAATATTAGCGCTCAAGTCATGAGGGCTCTATGCAGCTAGGCTGTTGGTTTCTTTCGGTCATTTACTCTTATACTTGCTGGCAGTTTACATTAATTTGCTCTATAAGGTACAGGTAGAAAAGCACAGGAAAAaacaggaagaagaaagaaatatatATGATAGGAAGTAGGAGTATTTTGAATTCCCGAACATGTAGCTTTGATAAAGGAAACACTGTTTTATGTAATGCttgcaaaaacaaaaacaaaaatttctggGATGCTGCGAGCATGATTTTGTTAGATTCCATCACGTGTCTCAAAATCTGTATTTTCTTTCTTATGAATTTTGTTGAACAACAAGGAAACAAATAGTTGTGAGGATCAAAATacaatatttttaattataaaatgCAGAAATTAATTAACGACCAAAGCACAAAATTGCAAAAGCTAAACTCTTAAAGTTCTCCCAGCCGTATATATGGCTACAAAACTCTTTTTCAACTCGCAACACTATGAAATGAATTACAACACTAAAAAGATATATAGAAGCCAAACCGCCAAATAAAAAATTTCGTTTCTTGGTGCCTTTTAGGGCAGGTTTGTGAATGGAAGGTGTAATCAAACAGAAACTTGGTTCTGTGAGACTGGGAGCTGCAACTCAGATGGCTTGCCAGGCATGTCGTTGCTGCCTCCCTTTGGAGTAGTTCTGCGATATTTGATGTGGAGACAGAGCTGGACGAATCCCAAAAGAGCTCCAACTCCGTTGCCGGTCTACATGACGACAAAGCAGAGACATCGGCAGTTGATAACCAATTTACAGTGAAGTTTAGCCAACTAGTGCATACAGCTAGCTTTCAAGAAAAAATGAGTTCACCGGTTTCAGCTAAATTTAATGGATGAGAATTTtgttatatacatatatagggTGCAATAGATGAAACTCCGGAAGCATGAATTTACCAAGATGAAGGGATCTAAGGGGAGCAAAGCATAGACAGCCCAAACAGTGCCGTTACAGAAGCCTGCCAGACAAATCCAAAACGGCATGAATTCGACGCTTTTTGTCTTGATGACTTGTTTCTGCAGGGACAACATTACAAATCAAACATTCATCAGGAAAATTCCAGGAATACTGAAAAAGATGTTCTGATCGAAAGCAATAAATACTACTTACCATAATGGACAACGGAGAGGCGGACAGAATGATGCTGAAGGCAACACAGATGGCTCCAACGAACAAAGATCTTCTGTCAGTATTGTGAAAGACTAGCAAAGTTATGAGAGCTATGCCAGCTGCGAAAACAGCCCCTCCAATCAAGCCAAACACTACTATTAACTGGAAATTCAGCACATCAAATTAAGGTTATAATATTGCCCAGTCAATTAAAGAGTATCTATCAGTATTAGCTAGAGAGTTGTAAGTTTATAGCATTAAATAAGCATAGCAGCTACTTGAGAACAATATATATACTTGCTGTAGTACGGTGGTATGCACAAAATAACAGAACACGAATTAAGATTACCGAAAAACAGATCCTGGATCGAAACGTTATTCTTTTGGATGAGTTAATACCAAAGCAGGTCGGTCATCCATATTTGTTCAAGTCCAGGATGGATAAAAGTTGAAAGgataaaaaacaagaaaactgtgggaaagtgaagaaaattagtTACTCTTTCTCTTACGAGTATATGTTTGGTTAGCAgcaaatttgtaaaatttttcttgcactttccttcattttcttgcattttgtaTCCTACAGAATTTGTAattaagattttgaaaaaaaatggttggatagatataaaaattttaataattgcCCGTAACTGTCACTAGCTTCCCATTTTCCctcaaaattttcttgataATCGAACGTAAAATAGAAAACGatttgtattttcttttacttcacTTTCCTGCTCTTGACTTCCCCTATATTCAAACAAAGCCTCAGGAGTTTTAATTAGGGAGAGTTCTTGATGagtttataatatatatattcttaTACTAGAAAGTGCAACCAGACCAAAACAGAACAGAATAGCTTGAGCCTGGAGTTGATTACTATATATTCTGCTGGGTTGAGGGGTTACAGTTGGCCTGTTACAAGCATCACAGGTGGATGTACATATATGCCAGTGGGGAAACGTGCCTCCAAGGGCCAAACAAAAGTGCCTGTGGTAGGCTTGAAATTGTTTAGAAATTATTTCTTCTGCCCCACAAATTCATGTAACAAGCCAATATAAACCATGACTGCAGTTTGCAACGCCTTTTTTTTTAACCCACACATCCCTCCCTACGTGATCCATTATTTTGAATTATTCTTTGGAAGAATTGAAATTATTTGCCACTTATGAATTAAAATATTTCTTGCTCTGCCACTGATAAGCAAGAAGGGCTAATGATGCAGGATGAATTTGGGGGAAAGAAGTGCATACCCTCTGTTTCTTACTGTGTGAGAAGTGAAAGAACATGGCCAGATAGGCCAATTCCAACACGAAGCCAATGCTGTTGGTGATGACAACAAGTATGCTGTTTGGGTGAACCATTGGTGATCCATAGAAGACCCAGAAGAAGCAGTTCAACGCTCCAGCAAGGTACGGGTAAGGGTGGAATTCCTCCACCGATTTCATCTTGATGATCCTTGCAAAAGTAAACCTGCAATCAATAGAGGTTTATTTATCCCCCAAAAGAGATTTTGTTTAGTGCAAAATACAGACCTAGATTgcatttgataaataaattaccaatcatgatttttttttttttgcttaaaaaatctCGCTTGCAAAATTATGCATGATACATGTCAAATACTTGCTGTACGACTGCATGTAAAAGTGTATGCCTATTGGGCAAAACTTTTAACTTTGTAAAGTACACAAATTCAATCCCCATTCAATATTGTGATTTCACTCAGATGATTTTTTAGTTGTAAAAGCTTTTATTTTTGTAAGTGGAACTCATTATAAATGCTAAATATATTAATTCCATTCTCTTAATTAATTAAGAGAAACTTCTTTTGATTCTAATTATACATTAATTTATTCCACTTTTCTAGCTCGATTAAGTAAACAGGAAAAAGGGAAATtatattacattttttttgggtttcatATAAAAATATGCTTAGACTACTTTACATGCCCTTTGATTCGAGTGAATTAAAATTCAgttgtattttgtgtttttacttttatatatatttgatgtaaAGCAGCCTTAATTACTTCTGAGGTGTAAAATgggttatttttttcttgacccAATTCTCAATCAATGGAATTAATTATTGTTTGATAGAAAATTCTATGAATTAATCTTTTTCCATGCTACGTGAATGTCACTTCCAAGGATTTGTAGTCTATATGGCTGAACCCTTTTAAGGGGTGTCCTATGTATCCAAGTTGGTGTTGTGTTGTGTCCAATGGGAATCCTTCCTTACTATTTTCACCATCCAATTGGAGTCAAgtcataccttttttttttttttttgagggattGACAATCAAAGCCAACATGGTTGTGGTTAGCCAGAAAGCAACCTCTATTGATTgcttttaggttttttttttttttttttttaagtaacgATCTAATAAGTAATAACTCTGCTCTAGTACAAAATTGGATTAGTTCGCTCCAACAAGAACAGGAGTCTGGCCCTACTATTGACTAAATCCAATTAATTTATTAGATATACATTAATCAAGTCAAAGTATACAAGATACAGTAATACTATTACTAGTATGATAATTTTTGGTTATATAATATTTCCACATATATTGACCTCTACTACTCCTTACTTTACTACTATATTGCTAGTATAATAATTtttgggcaaattacactttaccctcCTGTGATTTAGTATTTATTTACATAATcccctatgatttcaaaaaACTATAACGTAATCCCTTCATGGTTTGAATTTAAGTGTCAAAGTGATGAAATTTACAATCCATAACAGACtcaactaaaatatcaaaaatacccctatataaagttgaaaattatttattaactatagggggttatgtatatatattgaaaactgtcagggggttatatggtaaagtactAAATCATAAAagagttatatggtaaaatataaaattatacaGGATTAGAGTGTCatgcatattatgtttatatattttggtcacttcagccattttagtttttaaacaagagtaattttgacatttttataGATTCCGTTACGGATGATCTTTTCtgtcattttgacactttaatccaaactataAAAATGTtacatatagtttttaaaactataGGGGATTATGTGAAAATTAGCTATATCACAGGGGGTAAAGTATAATTTGCCCATAATTTTTTGTTATAGAATACTTCCACATAAATTGACCGGAATAAGACTACTACTCCTTCTTTTTTGGCTCTTCTAGATCTGTCAACTTGTGaaggaaaattaggaaaattttagGAGGTGTAAGCTTTTTCCTCGAGTCAAGGATCAACAACACACACACAGTTAGATTAAACACTCAGTGGAAACCGAAACAGTTAGGAGCTGTAAGCTAAATAGGTAAACAAAAACACTAGACTATGAAAGGGAACTGGTTCTATGGTTGACTAAACCCAATATAATTAGACTGCCATGTCAATTTGGATGGAATCCTTCACATAGATAAGTTGACTATTATAAGTCTGCCATGTCAATTTTGaaaatgtataattttttttataaattgattttgaaagtaTGCTTGCTACTTTCTTCAATCTTGAGGCAAAAATTAAAATTCTCAAGTTTGTCAATGCTTAACAAAGCACAACAAACACGTCTTCAACAGCAAAACAACTTTGTCTACTCTATGATGGAACGACACTTATTATACGTATGAGTGTACGTATGTGATtgtgtagagagagagagagagagagattacaCTGGAGAGGCAAACAGACATAAGGAGGTGAAGTTTCCTGCAAGAAAAATGTTCAAAAAATGACCTATAATCCTATATAAGCTGTAATAAACCACCACAAATAGAAATATTAATGTagacaaacaaataaaataaaataaaataaagacaTATGAAAAACTAACatagagagtgtgtgtgtgtgttgcaTAGTGTATGTGGCAGTCCATAATGTATATGGTCGAAGCCTTGTGGATATATTTTGTCTTTAGTTGCATTGTTGAATTTGCAGAAATAAAAGCCTTGAAACATGTTCTACTTGTTTTTTCATCGGAGAGAACTCACCATATACACACATATTTTGAGGGTTTATACGTATAGTATGAAAAGAGGCAATCAACTTTCTGAAACAGATACAAACAAATTCATGTATGTTCAAAATAACATCCTCTACCAAACGAAATTGTCTTGTCACCAGTAAATAATAAACACACACACTCAGAATCTAAGGTAATTTCACAGATTTACCCAAACGAAATTGTGACCAGTAttttaaaaggcatttttggGACGAGTTTTGAAACATGATGGAGTACGTACATATGTGATAGTATTTATCAGACTAATAAGCTGGAagataagaaaaaaagaaaggggagcAAAAGAGCATGATCAATAGAGAATTGAGAATAACAAGTTACTGAGGATCCCCGTGATGGTTCGAACGACTTGATACATCTTTTCGTTTTTTGCTTCTACCTGCAGCTTCAACtgaagattacaaaatggccaatattttttgagaaatttttcaaGCCAATGGTTACGTATGTGAGGGAATGATTTACGTATAAAATAGCCTATGCTCATGGTACATGTGTTCTGAGTGATGGCTGAAAACCAGTTATAGAGAATAGATGCTGCTATATTATAGAGAATTTTGAATTCGTTCCATTTCTTTTCGTAGTCATGATGTAGGAAATTATGCATAAGGTGAGAAAGAGATCAAGGGATTCATAAGTTGAAATCTATCTAATTTATACCGGTTGGCATAATTTATCTAATGCAACGACAAGAgaaatttttttgccaaaaacaaACACATCATATGTAGAAACAACGAATGCATAATTGAACATGAAAATGGGACGTAAAAAATAGCAGAAAGCTAGGCTTATAGTCATGCATAGAAATGATAGATTTCTTACACGAGATAGGAAGAAACGGAAGAACGAAGATGACCTTGTCAGGGAGGTCAAGAAAAATTTGACGAAAGGATGAGAAGAAAATATTTGTGAAGGTGGTACTTATATACTGAAAAAACTTACTAGAGTTTGCAACCTTCCCTGACcaccaaagaaaaagggtaaattacttATTATCCCCTTGTAGTTTTACATAATGTCAGATAACCACCTTATGATTTTAAATTTGCTACATAAGCCTtctataattttatataaagtAGAAAATTGATGGAAtgcacaatcatgttcatattaaacaCGCTTTAAAAGCACgtgtaataaaattttaatatcaatataacccccttatggtttgtaTAAATATCTATTTTACCCCCTgtaatttttgcatttatccGCATAATCTTCCTATGCTTTTATACAAAGTAACTAAACTATCGATTGATTTAGCATTTAAGTAAGGGAACTATTGATATTTCAACTAACTACGTTACATAGATtattttacatcaaattttcactttacatGAAATCATAAGGGAATGAAGTGAATATTTTGAAACATTAGAGAGATAATGTGATAATAGATGAAAGTACAGaaagttatatataattttcccccaaaaaaaattccctAGATACAGAGAACTAATCAAGAAGTAAATAAATCGTTTTTGACTGCTGAGCTTTGATTTAAACTCATGACAACCGCCTTAGGCAAGTCATCTGACGAGTATAAACTCTGACTACTAAATCCCACGGCCAAGATGTTGGCAGGCATATTATTTGCCCGCAAAGACCTTGTTAGGAATATTAGTTttctaaagaaaaatttttatgtttttcgtaagcatattttttaattattttttattttatatacactaaATTGTtacattatattttttttatcaaaacttTATAAAATAGCAATCCAACTGGGACTgtattgaaaatttgaaataaaaaaaagtgtaaacacgcataaaatgatttttttcaattttttaatctCACCCTCCCATGACCATGTACCAAAAGAACTGCCATAAACTTTGAAAGGACAAGACCAAGAAATAGATCCACGTTTGACCAATAAACAACATTTTGATGCTTGAGTCACGATAAAAAGAATACATTTTTTtgataatataaataaaaaaaagaatacatTTAAAAATGAGAAGTAGaggaaatttcttgcaattgacCAGCAGTCAACCGAGTTGAGTCAACTCAACGCAATTGAGCACGCAACCCAGTTGACTACTGGAAAGATGCAACGGCAACATACTTCATTTGATATTCCAAAATTTTTGCACACGCCTTAGCTGTGACGTGGAAAGATTTGAACGGTTCTGAGAGACAAAATTTGTAACAATTGTCCTTACTGGCCATCTTGCCTTTTTTGGCAATAAAAAATATTGGACCTTTGATTTTGTCTTGCCGGTCATATCCCCGGTAgtttaaaataacaaataatagATTGGTGCTTACACTTGTCTAATCTATTTTATTTAATAGACAAAATCCCCTTTAATTGTTAATCctcaaaaagcaaaaaagaagtTTGTCTAGAATTATATGCGGCTTGATTGATTCCAATTCAAACATGCATGACACCTCTTAAAGAGGGTTCAGCTTGAAGAAACTACCAATCCTCCCAAAGGATATTGTTGATGCAGCTCAATAAAGGATTATTTCATGGAAATTGTTAGTACCTTAATGGCTTTATTTTTTTCATGGAAATTGTTAGCACCTTAATGGCTTTGAGGGGTGATATTGTTTTTCTGAAGGTATTTGATCCCCCCAGGATATAACTAAGCCTTAATACATGTTAATTAAGTATTGGTTGAGATTTTATAATTTCTATTCAAACACTAGTGAAGAGAAATGTTTGTTAACGAAAGGAACTaacatatttattttaataagaGTCATAGATCTGATAAACTTCTCTTTAGAGAACCAATGATTGAAGCAACTTATAAATTTTAAGTAACTAGCTTATTAAGTTAAATAAAATCCAAAGAATCAACTAAATTATTCTCATATTTCACATAGATTATTTTTATCACCCCATTTGAGATCAAATCTCTTACATACTCATGTCTATGCTGGCATGTCTATATTTCCTATTGCGCAGTCTACAAGCGTTAGACAGTCACCTCGTAGGTATAATACAAGGAAATAGATTGTATTGGTTGCGGCCACAACTCTATATCcaacaataaatttttgaaccaTTCGCCTTCCTTGCTAGCTACagccaatgttttgaaaatcggatcGAATCGGCCGGTTCGAtcggttgaaccgcgaaccaGCCATGGCACCGGTCCGATTCTATGCTCGTAGGTATAATACAAGGAAATAGATTGTATTGGTTGCGGCCACAACTCTATATCcaacaataaatttttgaaccaTTCGCCTTCCTTGCTAGCTACagccaatgttttgaaaatcggatcGGATCGGCCGGTTCGATCGGTTGAACTGCGAACCAGCCATGGCACCGGTCCGGTTCTATGCTCTGGTTGACTTTGCCAGAGAAACGGTCAAACCCGGTAAAAACCGGTGAACCGGATTGAACCggtttttgagttttccttttttttttttttttttttttttttactttttgcgAAATGCTTctatcaagattcgaactcaaaacctttgaaattaaaaactaatgtagtaaccattgcaccatcacatcttatttgctttttttataacttatttatataaaacaaacatctatattttattttttcatttttcttacaaaatctcatcctctcatgactctttctttttaattttcaactctttcttttctctctcatcttttcttttgtcactccatttttaatcaaacctcattagttttaatttattgatgttttcttctatcttttaattttgtttttgcccattaaattggaaaaagttaaaaaagaattatttttctttaacccaaattatttaatgccacaaccactcacttttatctcattttttgtttcttatcaagtttgcatttctattttcaattctCTTAACTTCTTTCGaacttcaaattttcttttttaaattacaaTCTTTAAATCTCAaagacgtaaattaaaatttaaattcacaaTATCAAATTCTTATAGACGTgaatttgtataatttcaaaatattgtgatatttttgggttggatttaaaatttttttggtagatataattgaaattgagatgaaatttatttgttttaacttataatttaaataatttatttttgaaaatccaaattattcaaaaatagtgaaattttcatcatataaagttttaaattagtccattgcatgtcttattttgtgcatatatatatttatataaattatttttaaaaaaattcattgaaccggggttgaaccggtccgaccggttgaacctcgaccctttcatctcatcggttcaattaacggttcgggttttaaaacattggcTACAGCCAGAGCTATAAATTCGACTTCCATAGTTGAATGTGTAATGCAAGTTTGTTTTTTTGAAGCCCAACTAGCCGCACCACCTCCAAGAGTGAAGATCAAATCTGATGCTGATTTTATTGTCATCCGTGCTAGTTATCCAACTTGCATCACTATGGCCCCAAGGCACACATGGATAATCAGGAAAAAAAACTATGCACAAATCCTACATTCTTTTTAAATATCCGAGTACTCTAGCAATTGGTTTCTAATGATAGTAACTAGGCTTACTTATATATCTTGACAATTTGCATAAAGCAAAAGCTATATCAAGCCGAATACAGTATGCAATATACATAATATTCCTTATAGCAATAGCATACTCTAATTGGGTAACAATTTTATCACTattttcaatcaacttcataCTATGGTCACAAGGAGTACTAGCTTCCATGATGTCAAGATGGTTATACTTATTAAGAAATTTGTCTCTATAGTGAGATTGATTCAAGGAATATCCTCTTGCATGTTTAGTAACTTTTATTAATTCCCAATATAGTATTTACTTCATCAAGGCCTTTCATTTTAAACATCGAAGAAAGATACATTTTGATCTCGTTTAttgccaatatatatatatatatatatatatatcaaatataaacATGTCATTGATGTAAAGACAAACAATTACTCAATATTCTTTTGTGAATTTCAAATACACGCATTGCATTATCGAATTTTTCGTGCCATTGCTTAAGAGTTTGTTTTTAACTATATAGTGACTTGACAAGTTTGGACACTTTGCGTTCATTTTCAGGAAGCATAAATCCCTCAAGTTACTCCATATATACTTCGTCTTTCAAGCTAGCATTTAAAAAAATAcagttttaacatccatttgatgcATATGCAATTCATATATGGAAGCCAAAGCAAATGCCTAATAGAAGTTATTTGTGCCACAAGAGCGTAAGCATCTAAATAATCAACTCTTTTTGAGTAAATCCTTTCATAACTAATCTTGTCTTGAAAGATTGGATAGAACCATTTATGTTGTACTTTTTTCTAAATACCCACTTGCCTTTTATTGGGTGTGAGCCAGGTGGTAACTGGTAAGTCCATGAAGACCTATGTATTATTTGACATTATAGAATCCATTTCATCATTTATAACTTCTCTAAAGCTACATCTATACATCTATACATATCATAGCTTCACTAAATGTTCTGTGTCTTCTTCTATGTTTAGTACAATAGGTATTTTATTCAACACTTTAGTTCtgtctccttctttttttttttttttttaccggaGACGATAAACCTAATCTATCCTATACTAAGGGGAAGGGGGTGGGTCTAAGGAGGCCCAGGGATAAGCGGGAGGGGACCGAACCACCACCGGACCAGACGGGTTCACAGCACAGCCACCTGAATTTTTTAGAGACAAGCCACTGAAATGTGGCATTTTTTGTGGGAGGCAAGGTTCGAACCCTTGCCACCTTGCCTCCCCCCCACCAAGTAggtggtggccactgagccaaAGACCCATGGTTTTTAGTTctgtctcctttttttttctgacaTTTTCTTACGTATTCTTTCCGTACCAAAGGATTTCTCTTTCCGTATTCTTTGTCTTCTTCTAAGTTCATTTGAGTAATTCACAAGTTTCCTTCTTTCACAAATTGCTAATTTAATTTTGAGGGACTGTTGTTTCTTTGATCATCAATGATGGAATTAGAGATGAATTTATTCTCGATGAATTTATTCTAAAAAAACTCAATATGTATGGATTCCACAATGACATTATAATCTAGGTCTAGTAATCTATATGCTTTTGAGTTTTTAGCATACCCAACAAAGACACTTTTTAATTCCTCTAGGCCCTAATTTGCTTCTACAAGGCTCAGGAATTTTATAAAAAGCAATATACCACCACACTTTCAAATAATTCAGATTACATTTACTTCATAAGGTGAAACCATAAATATTCTTAATGAAACTTTATTTTGAATGTGGCAAGTGGTGTATAAAGCTTCATCCCAAAAGAGTCAATGACAAATTAGAGTTCAAAAGCATAGAATTCACCATGTCTGCTCAGTTCTATTATTCCTTTAACCCAAGTCAATTTGCTAAGAAGAATAAGAAGCAGACCGTTAATGAATTATTCCATTTTCTTCGTAATACAAAGAAAAGGAATCTGGAAAATATTCATCTTCGATAGAGAAGGACCTTAATGCTTTTGCCCTTTTTGATTTTCAACAACagctttatattttttaaatttatcaaaagcttcattttttgttttcatcatatatacatatgtataaTTTGAATAATCATCTGTAAAAAGTAATGAAATATCTTTGGGTAAATTACATACAAACTTCCAATGATTTTGTATAATGCCAGACAactctaaatttcaaaataactaTATAATCCTCCTATACTTTTATCTAAAGtgaaaaatagaagaaaagcATAATCAGTTATGGTAAACTAGACTACACGCGTTTTAAAAGTGTGTGTGATGAAATCATAATATCTACTTAATTCCCTTGCGATTTGCACAAATATCCACTTTATTGCCTTGTGGTTGTTGTATTTATCCATGTAATACCCTAATAGTTTTGTATAAGGTAGCTTAAGTTATCGTTTGATTTAACATTTAAGTAAGGGCAATACTAGTATTTCAGCTAATGATGTTACATAAACTGTTTTCTATCAAAATTTCCTTTAATGTATGAGCtagtattaaattaattaactaatataGTAAATGAAAGGCACGATGGAATCAcattattttctctcttttaatattactttttaaTTATTGATTGGATCTAAATGTTACACTATAATTAATCTCaagagatattagtataatGTTTGAAACTTGGAAGGAGGCCAGTAAAAtaatcagaaacctcagggaaagtctctgaaattatccctttaaatAACTAGTTACTTACATTTTCTTTATCATTTGCATGGTAGCCcccttgcttttgtttttcactTACTTGTACCCCAGAAGCAAAATGATCAGCGTCTGAGACTCTGAGCGTCAAGCTCTACGCAATAGTCTCCTCTTGCACAGACCAGTATCGTCAATGTCCCAGGTAATCTTCTTCCTCCGCATCTTCTGATCCCTTCTGCTAATTATCGGATTCTGGGATATcaaagttttcttcttttttatttgaattttctttctttttttttttttctggtttgattGGTTTTCACAATGTGCTCTAAGTTGTGGTTGGttagtttattaattgtttcgAAAATTGTGAGTTGATTAATTAAGACTGCAATTTGCATTTCGATATGAGCCCATTGCCTTGGGGTTAGGTTGTtggttttttgacaaaaattttggGCGTGTTCTGGTTATTTTTATTGATTGGAATATAAAGAGGTATTGATCAGGcaatcttttc
Encoded proteins:
- the LOC113717082 gene encoding bidirectional sugar transporter SWEET7-like, which encodes MKSVEEFHPYPYLAGALNCFFWVFYGSPMVHPNSILVVITNSIGFVLELAYLAMFFHFSHSKKQRLIVVFGLIGGAVFAAGIALITLLVFHNTDRRSLFVGAICVAFSIILSASPLSIMKQVIKTKSVEFMPFWICLAGFCNGTVWAVYALLPLDPFILTGNGVGALLGFVQLCLHIKYRRTTPKGGSNDMPGKPSELQLPVSQNQVSV